A stretch of the Neodiprion lecontei isolate iyNeoLeco1 chromosome 4, iyNeoLeco1.1, whole genome shotgun sequence genome encodes the following:
- the LOC107224476 gene encoding trypsin-3 — translation MIKFTVLFALAAATVGAVPLLRTREVNPTHRIVGGAATTIEETPYQVSVRALGTHWCGGSIISETWILTAAECMSFPWTWYTVRSGSQLSNSGGTIHQAAATILHPSFGSNAYWHPVNDIALIQLSTSIVFDSTQAAISLYDLSEQTVIGAPAIVTGWGATSNHGAYSATLQAIAVPIISQDDCNEAYASIGGIEENHICAAWDEGGLGACQGDTGSPVAVHGRQAGIVSWTFQCGAVGFPGVYTEVAAYRTWITETSGV, via the exons atgatcaagtttACTGTTTTATTCGCCTTGGCAGCTGCCACAGTCG GTGCAGTTCCTCTGCTCCGTACACGCGAGGTGAACCCGACCCATCGCATAGTCGGTGGAGCGGCGACGACCATCGAAGAGACGCCTTACCAGGTTTCGGTTCGCGCTTTGGGGACCCACTGGTGCGGTGGTAGCATAATCTCTGAGACCTGGATCCTTACCGCCGCCGAATGCATGTCCTTCCCGTGGACCTGGTACACGGTCCGCTCCGGATCCCAGCTTTCCAACAGTGGTGGCACCATCCACCAGGCTGCAGCAACCATTCTGCACCCGAGCTTTGGCTCGAACGCCTACTGGCACCCCGTGAACGACATCGCCCTCATCCAGCTGAGCACCAGCATCGTCTTCGATTCCACTCAGGCCGCCATCTCGCTGTACGACCTGAGCGAACAAACAGTCATTGGTGCCCCCGCCATAGTCACTGGATGGGGAGCGACCTCCAATCACGGCGCCTACTCTGCCACCCTCCAGGCTATCGCCGTGCCCATCATCTCGCAGGATGATTGCAACGAAGCGTACGCCAGTATCGGAGGGATTGAGGAAAACCACATATGTGCCGCTTGGGACGAGGGTGGTCTGGGAGCTTGTCAAGGCGACACCGGTAGCCCCGTCGCCGTTCATGGACGCCAAGCAGGTATCGTTTCCTGGACATTCCAATGCGGCGCTGTCGGATTCCCGGGCGTCTATACCGAGGTCGCTGCCTACCGAACCTGGATCACCGAGACCTCCGGAGTCTAA
- the LOC107224480 gene encoding trypsin-1 gives MIKIVVLVALVAVASVNASFQTGNVSPTGRIVGGEDAAIEEVPYQVSLQVFGSHICGGAIISDTWILTAAHCMVYPRRWFTVRAGSTVSSIGGTRTSLSSVVSHASYSSNRWGIPINDIALLQLASALTLDSTRQPISLYAVDEEATVGSIAVITGWGTLTEGGSASRTLQTVSVPIISKADCNSAYSVWGGLPDGQICAAYPEGGKDACQGDSGGPLAISGRLAGVVSWGNGCARAGWPGVYTEVASYRSWISTNSGV, from the exons ATGATCAAGATCGTCGTTCTGGTCGCCCTCGTGGCTGTTGCCT CTGTAAATGCTTCATTCCAAACCGGCAATGTAAGCCCGACTGGTCGTATCGTTGGTGGTGAGGATGCCGCCATCGAAGAAGTACCCTACCAAGTATCTCTCCAGGTCTTCGGCTCGCACATCTGCGGTGGTGCCATCATCTCCGACACCTGGATCTTGACCGCTGCTCACTGCATGGTCTACCCCAGAAGATGGTTCACCGTTCGCGCCGGTTCCACCGTCTCCAGCATTGGCGGCACCCGCACATCACTCAGTTCAGTAGTGAGCCACGCAAGCTACAGCTCAAATAGATGGGGAATCCCGATCAACGACATCGCTCTGCTGCAACTGGCATCAGCCCTCACCCTAGACTCCACCCGTCAGCCCATCTCTCTGTACGCCGTTGACGAGGAAGCCACCGTCGGTTCCATCGCTGTCATAACCGGATGGGGTACTCTTACCGAGGGAGGCAGCGCTTCCAGAACTCTCCAGACTGTCTCTGTCCCCATTATTTCCAAGGCTGACTGCAACAGCGCTTACAGCGTCTGGGGAGGACTTCCCGACGGTCAAATCTGTGCCGCATATCCTGAGGGAGGCAAAGATGCCTGCCAGGGTGACTCTGGTGGTCCCCTCGCTATCAGCGGACGTCTCGCTGGTGTCGTTTCCTGGGGTAACGGTTGCGCCCGCGCTGGATGGCCGGGTGTATACACTGAGGTCGCGTCCTACCGCAGCTGGATCTCCACCAACTCTGGAGTCTAA
- the LOC107224481 gene encoding trypsin-6: protein MIKIVILLAIVAGAAPNPLNPTSRIVGGMDAVMSEAPYQVSLTLLGSHSCGGSIISENWVLTAAHCMVYPRSWYLVRAGSVSSTSGGSLTTLLLVVNHPNYGSNNWGLHVNDISLLRMSSPLVLDATRQPVSMYSENEEAMAGDRAVITGWGALIEGGSFSTNLQIINIPIISKAECSNAYRFWGGLPAGQICAAFLEGGRGTCRGDQGGPLLIQRRLAGVMSWSYGCAQPGLPSVYTEIAAHRSWISGVSGV from the exons ATGATCAAGATCGTTATTCTGCTCGCCATCGTAGCTGGTGCTG CTCCAAATCCTCTGAACCCCACGAGTCGCATCGTTGGTGGCATGGATGCAGTGATGTCTGAGGCACCTTACCAGGTGTCCCTAACTCTCCTGGGCTCCCACAGTTGCGGCGGCAGCATAATCTCCGAAAACTGGGTCCTGACCGCAGCTCACTGCATGGTTTACCCCAGAAGCTGGTATCTTGTCCGGGCTGGATCCGTGTCCTCGACCAGTGGTGGCAGCCTGACAACACTGCTCCTGGTCGTGAACCACCCGAACTACGGATCAAACAACTGGGGGCTCCACGTCAACGATATTTCCCTCCTCCGGATGAGCTCTCCACTTGTCCTGGACGCGACACGCCAGCCGGTTTCTATGTACTCCGAAAACGAAGAGGCCATGGCTGGCGATCGCGCTGTCATCACTGGATGGGGTGCGCTAATCGAGGGCGGTAGCTTCTCTACAAATCTCCAGATCATCAACATCCCCATCATCTCCAAGGCCGAATGCAGCAACGCCTATAGGTTTTGGGGAGGACTTCCTGCTGGTCAGATATGCGCTGCTTTCCTCGAAGGCGGTCGAGGCACTTGTCGTGGAGACCAAGGCGGTCCGCTGCTTATCCAGCGACGGCTTGCTGGCGTCATGTCATGGAGCTATGGATGCGCCCAGCCTGGACTCCCCAGTGTCTATACTGAAATCGCAGCTCACCGCAGCTGGATATCTGGCGTATCAGGAGTTTAA
- the LOC124293810 gene encoding trypsin-1-like: MMKIVILFVLVATAAAAPSSLLNKLSLVSRIVGGENATIEQVPYQVSIEVNGTSICGGSIIAENWILTAAHCMVYDIAWYIIRAGSSLASSGGSVTTFDSYITHENFSVNSDYGYTVNDIALIHLNDNLTLDSTRAIIPMYEQGEEAVEGAKAIVSGWGSLTESGYWQSVLQVVTLPIISKSDCNTSYIAWGGLPYGEICAGYSDGGHDACTGDSGGPLAIDGVLAGIVTWGKGCAEAGWPGVYTEVAYYRDWISENSGV, from the exons ATGATGAAGATTGTGATCCTGTTCGTTCTTGTGGCTACCGCTG CTGCGGCCCCCAGTTCCCTCCTGAACAAGCTTAGCCTCGTCAGCCGTATCGTAGGAGGTGAAAATGCCACCATCGAGCAAGTACCCTACCAGGTATCTATCGAGGTGAACGGCACCAGCATATGCGGTGGTTCCATCATCGCTGAGAACTGGATCTTGACCGCTGCTCACTGCATGGTCTACGATATCGCCTGGTATATAATTCGCGCTGGATCATCTCTCGCTTCCAGCGGCGGTAGCGTGACCACCTTTGACTCTTACATCACCCATGAGAACTTCTCAGTAAACAGTGATTATGGATATACCGTCAACGACATTGCTCTGATCCATCTGAACGACAATCTCACCCTGGACTCCACCCGCGCCATCATTCCTATGTACGAACAAGGCGAGGAAGCTGTTGAGGGTGCTAAGGCCATCGTCAGTGGATGGGGTTCCCTCACTGAATCAGGCTACTGGCAATCCGTGCTCCAGGTTGTGACCCTCCCAATCATCTCCAAGTCTGACTGCAACACCTCCTACATAGCTTGGGGCGGACTTCCTTACGGCGAAATATGCGCCGGGTATTCTGATGGAGGCCACGACGCTTGCACAGGTGATTCTGGCGGTCCTCTCGCTATCGATGGTGTTTTGGCGGGTATCGTTACCTGGGGTAAGGGATGCGCTGAGGCTGGATGGCCCGGTGTTTACACCGAGGTTGCTTACTACCGCGACTGGATCAGTGAGAACTCTGGAGTCTAA